GATGGTCCAATATCTTTAATTTATAAACGTAAAAGTTAAGATGAAATATAAATTTTCATGTAATATTAGGCAAATATGAGAAATTGGAAGGATGATAGAGAGATGAAAGAAAACTTGCAACTTAATGCAGATAGATTTATGGGATTTGCTGATGTTTATAATAATGCAAGACCTAAATGTCCAGAGAAAGTTAAGGAGATAATACTCAAATATTTGAATCGTGATCCAACTCTTGTGGTTGATTTGGGATGTGGTACAGGGCTTTCTACAAGAATTTGGAGTGAGGTAAGTAATAAAGTAATTGGGATAGAACCAAGTACTGACATGATTAAAGTGGCAAGAGAAAAAACGGTGGGGTTAGATAATATATTATTTAATTCTGAATTTTCAGATAATACTCAATTAAACAATAGCTGTGCAGATATTATCACATGTTCGCAATCATTTCACTGGATGAATCCAGAAAATACCTTGAATGAAGTATCGAGAATTTTAAAGAAAGGTGGTATATTTGCAGTCTACGATAATGACTGGCCACCCGTATGTAATTGGGAAGCAGAATTTGAATATAATAAGCTTTTTGATAAAGTAAGAGAATTTGAATTAACACATCCAGATATTAAAGAAAGTTTTAAGAGATGGGACAAAGACAAGCATCTTTCAAATATAAAAAATAGTGGTAATTTCAGATATGTAAGAGAAATAGTATTTTCTAACTCTGAGATTTGTAATGCACAAAGATTTATTTCAATTGCTTTAAGCCAAGGAGGAGTACAGGCTATTATGAAAGCCAATATAGATGAAATTAATCCTCTTTTGATTTCTTTTAAAGAGCGAATTATTGATATCTTTGGCAGCAGTGAATTTAATATAGATTTTTGCTATCGGATGCGTATTGGTGTTAAGTAGATTGTTAGAAATTGATTGTTTTGCACAATAGTATTTTTGTGAAAGCAAAGGTTAATTACAAATAAATTAGTTGTTAGGGGTAAGTACTTTTAGAGAAAGGGGATAAACAAATATGGAAACATTAGTAACTAATAGATTGATACTAAGGGAATGGAAAGAAAGTGATAGCGCTGATTTATATGAGTATGCTAAAAGTGAATTAGTAGGTCCAAGTGCTGGCTGGCCACCTCATAAGAATGAGGAAGAAGGTAAAGGGATAATAAGAATGTTCATTGAAAATAATGAAACATATGCTGTAGTTCTAAAATCAGAAAACAAAGTAATTGGCGGTATTGGACTTCATAATAGAAAACCTGATGATAGTCTTTCAGACTTGAAGCAAAAAGAAATAGGATATGTTCTTAACCCTAAATACTGGGGAAACGGGTTTATTCCAGAGGCCGTAAATTATTTAATAAGATATGGATTTAATGAATTAAATTTAGATTTAATTTGGTGTGGACATTTTGACTTTAATTCTAAGTCTAAAAGAGTAATTGAAAAATGTGGATTTAAATATAGGTTTCAAAAAACTGAGAAGTTAAAACTATTAGATAATAAAGAAGTTACCACATTG
This window of the Clostridium estertheticum genome carries:
- a CDS encoding class I SAM-dependent methyltransferase, with translation MKENLQLNADRFMGFADVYNNARPKCPEKVKEIILKYLNRDPTLVVDLGCGTGLSTRIWSEVSNKVIGIEPSTDMIKVAREKTVGLDNILFNSEFSDNTQLNNSCADIITCSQSFHWMNPENTLNEVSRILKKGGIFAVYDNDWPPVCNWEAEFEYNKLFDKVREFELTHPDIKESFKRWDKDKHLSNIKNSGNFRYVREIVFSNSEICNAQRFISIALSQGGVQAIMKANIDEINPLLISFKERIIDIFGSSEFNIDFCYRMRIGVK
- a CDS encoding GNAT family N-acetyltransferase, which encodes METLVTNRLILREWKESDSADLYEYAKSELVGPSAGWPPHKNEEEGKGIIRMFIENNETYAVVLKSENKVIGGIGLHNRKPDDSLSDLKQKEIGYVLNPKYWGNGFIPEAVNYLIRYGFNELNLDLIWCGHFDFNSKSKRVIEKCGFKYRFQKTEKLKLLDNKEVTTLYYNIFKSEYTD